The following nucleotide sequence is from Futiania mangrovi.
AGGGGCAGAAGGCGGAACCGCGCCCCCCCCCGTGTTTTTTTCTGACCGCGAAATTAGGGAGGGGGTCTGAGGAGGTGCGCAGTCGACTTCATTCATGCTCCAGGATCGGATTCTTGCTGCATTTCAGACTGGTTGGCTTTCTTTCCCAAAAACTTGAATATTTTTGAAGTTAACCTGTCTGAATTTTGCTTAATGTTCATTGCGGCGATCGAGTGGTTTTTATGCTAGTGGCGTCATCTGGGAAGAACGTGCCAAGTGCGCACAAGCGTATTAATGATTCTTCGAGAGCATACTGTTCAAGCTACCGAAAACACGCCCTGACCGAAAACCCTGCCCGAGCAGATCGCCGCGGTGCGCCACACACTCACCGACATGGGAACGGCTACGCCGGAGCAGATCGCCCGCCGTTTCCTCCGCGCCCGCACGACCGCCGTGCAGTCGCTGCTCGAAAGCCTCGCGGCACTCGGGCAGGCCGAGGTGCAGGAGGACGGCCGCTACGCCGCGTGAGGAATGGAGGCGCAGATGATCGACGAGATCGCACGCAACATCGACCCGAGGCTCAACAACGTGAATGGCCGCGTTTTCTATTCGGGCCGCGCGGCCTTCGAAGGCCAGGGCCGGGTCTATGTGCTGGGGTACAACCCCGGCGGCGCCCCGGACGAACACGAAGGAGAGACGATTTCCGCTCACACACGCTACGTGCTGGATGAAACGCCTGCGTGCTGGTCCGCCTATTGCAACGATAGCTGGATGGGGAAGGCGCCCGGGCAAAAGCCCCTCCAGAGGCGAGTGCGGCATTTGCTGAATGCGCTGGGCCTCGACCCGCGAGAGACACCCAGCAGCAATCTGATCTTCAAGCGGTCGTCAAACAGTTCGGCCTTCACAACGGCTGAGAAGAAGGAATTGGCGGAGGCCTGCTGGCCTGTGCACGATGCAGTCCTGCGCCTGCTGGCCCCTTCGGCAATCATCTGCCTCGGCCATGAAGCCGGAGACCAAGTACGCCGCCGCGTCGGTGCGACCCAGAAACTCGACACCTTTACCGAGCGCAACGGCCGTGAATGGAGCAGCCATGCCTATAAAGCTCCAAGTGGTTTGCTGGTGTTCTCGCTCACTCATCCAGGCCGCGCGGACTGGACCGCTGCCCCATCCGACCCCTCCCCCTTCGTCCGGGATATGCTGCGACAGACAGCCTGACGGGCGGGAATGATGCAGAACTCAACCGTGGCCAAGGAGTGCGCCGAATGACGATGTGGATGGTCCGCGCGGAAGTGGGCGGCAGGCTCTTTCAGGCCTTTGTCGAGCGCAGCCTCGTTGCCGTTGGCGGTGCGGAATTCGGGGACTTGAGTACGCTCACGACGCGCGAGCAAGTGCTTGCCCGCGTGAAG
It contains:
- a CDS encoding uracil-DNA glycosylase family protein, whose amino-acid sequence is MIDEIARNIDPRLNNVNGRVFYSGRAAFEGQGRVYVLGYNPGGAPDEHEGETISAHTRYVLDETPACWSAYCNDSWMGKAPGQKPLQRRVRHLLNALGLDPRETPSSNLIFKRSSNSSAFTTAEKKELAEACWPVHDAVLRLLAPSAIICLGHEAGDQVRRRVGATQKLDTFTERNGREWSSHAYKAPSGLLVFSLTHPGRADWTAAPSDPSPFVRDMLRQTA